tagtCTTTCAGTTGTACCTCCTTCACAGTGCCTCCAGCAATTCGGGCCAGCGTCGATATCGCCAAGATGGTAAGGCCCAGCAACGTCAGAAAAAACGGCAGTACAAATCCATAATCTATCATTTTGTTCATCAATAGTAGTACCAACATAAAGTAGTAGAAGAATAGTACAAGTGTGAAAAAAGCGAtcgcaaagagaaaaaataacgGCAGAGAGTAAAAATCGCAGACGTCTTGAGAAACGCGGCTCACCGACGCGTGGATTTCGTACACCTGCATCAGCCGGCATTGAAGTTCATCGATCGGAAGTGAGATACTGGATGGATCGCGCCGATCGCGCGTGATCAGAAACGATCGTAAATCGGCATTGAGAGATCTGTAGAGATGCTGAAGAAGTTTGAGAACGAGACTGTACTGCAACGCCATAACGTAGATAGTGACGTTGGTGAAGTTGATGAAAAGATGATAGATCAGGTTTTGATGAACGAATGTAAAGGCGAAGAGACACAAGAGAAGCATCAGAACCATATGTATCGAAACGATTTTCTTCACCGACCGAAAAGCTCGATTGGGTCGAATTTTCGATTTCGAGAATAGACTTGTACTTTGGCTGTAGATAGAGTTAAGCTGGTTGGCTATCGCTACGGCTCTTTTCTGGTTGATGCACACATTGATCAGGATGAAGTAAAATGTCATTATC
The sequence above is drawn from the Nasonia vitripennis strain AsymCx chromosome 4, Nvit_psr_1.1, whole genome shotgun sequence genome and encodes:
- the Gr21 gene encoding gustatory receptor 21 is translated as MICKPHYTSDFFFLKCLFYWFKIFGTSPMGIDFTSAVKSNDVPQDVHFVFSKLGILHNAILVCLAIIPSCVTIKEAYHTEYTDRLQLERVIDTVHAVATIMTFYFILINVCINQKRAVAIANQLNSIYSQSTSLFSKSKIRPNRAFRSVKKIVSIHMVLMLLLCLFAFTFVHQNLIYHLFINFTNVTIYVMALQYSLVLKLLQHLYRSLNADLRSFLITRDRRDPSSISLPIDELQCRLMQVYEIHASVSRVSQDVCDFYSLPLFFLFAIAFFTLVLFFYYFMLVLLLMNKMIDYGFVLPFFLTLLGLTILAISTLARIAGGTVKESNITREIVSESIMNQRNQPISGQLRDFLHYLQQKNAKFTVFDLFPINESLLMSIASSISTYLVILLQFKESNSTQQTAPSSAT